The segment TATCCGAGCGCGGCCGAGTTGGCGCTGTCGGGCACCGCGATCACGCAGTCTCCGGAAACGGGGTGCTCCCGCGCGAGTTGGCGCCCGAAGGCCCGCCGCGCACGGTCGACGCTGATGCCCCAGAGGTTCGAGTCGGGGCGCGCGAAGTACACGAGCTCGAAGATGCAGGGCGCGGGGGTCTCGGGGTGGAGACCCGGGAGACTCTCGACGCGGCCGTCCCGGAAGCGGAGCAGTTCACCCGGCTCGATGTCGCGCACGAAGGTGGCCCCCATGATGTCGAGCGCGCAGGTCTCGCTGGTGACGACATGGCCGCCGTCCAGCTCGCCGAGCACGAGGGGGCGGAAGCCGCGCGGGTCGCGCACCGCGTACATGGTGTCGCCCACGGTGAGCACGAGCGCGTAGGCGCCCTCCAGGAAGCTGAGCGCGTCGCGGATCTGGGCCACGACCGAGCGGTGGCGGGAGCGCGCGATCAGGTGGACGATCGCTTCGGAATCCGACGAGCTCTGGAAGATCGCGCCCTCGTCGACGAGCTGGCTCTTGATCGTGTTGGCGTTCGTCAGGTTGCCGTTGTGCACGATCGCGAGGTCGCCCTCCGAGTAGCTCACCACGATCGGTTGCGCGTTGACCCGCTGGCCGCTGCCCGCGGTGGAATAGCGCACGTGGCCGAGCGCGGTGCTGCCCGGCAGCGACGCGATCCGGTCCGCGGCGAAGACATCCGAGACGAGGCCGATCTCCTTGTACAGGCGGGTTCGCGCTCCGTTCGCCGCGCAGATCCCGGCCGCCTCCTGGCCCCGGTGCTGCAGCGCGTAGAGCGCGAGGAAGGCGAGTTCGGAGGCGTTCTCGATTCCGTTGATCCCCACGATTCCGCACTCTTCGCGCGGACGGTCGTCCAAAAGGGGAAGACTGATGTCGGTTGGAGCGCGGTCTCGCATTATCCTCGCCAACGCGGTGCCTTGCGGCACTCGGTGCTCACGCGGATTGCCGGTTCATGATCTCCGGAATGACACCATAATAACGTTCGCGGAGCGTTTCCGCCTCCAGCCGCAACTCCGACGACCCCGTCGCGATCTCGAGTGGCGCCCCGGGTTCGGTCACGGTGCCGACTTGCTCGCAGGGCACGCCATGGTCGGCCGCGAGGCTGCGCAGGCGCTCCTCGTCCTCGGGGGCGCAGCTGACCACCACGCGCCCATGGTCCTCGCCGAAGAGGGGCGCGGCGTCGGGGAGGGGGGCGGTGAAGCGCACGTTCGCGCCGACGCTCCTGCCCGTGCGGGGACGGCCCAGGCAGCATTCGGTCAGGGTGGCGGCGAGGCCCCCGCTGGCGACGTCATGGGCCGACTTGAGGAGGCGGCGCTGCGCCATGGCGAGGATGCAGCGCTGGAGCGCGCGTTCGGCGGCGAGGTCGACCGGCGGCGGCTCCCCCGCGACCAGGCCGTGCAGCGCGTACAGGTACTCGGAACCGCCCAGTTCGCCGATGTTCGCGCCCAGCAGGAAGATGGGGTCGCCGGGGTCGCGAAAGGCGTGCCGCACGACGGTCTCCACATCGTCGATCACGCCGATCATCCCGATCACCGGGGTGGGATAGACCGCCTTGCCGT is part of the Gemmatimonadota bacterium genome and harbors:
- a CDS encoding amidophosphoribosyltransferase, whose amino-acid sequence is MRDRAPTDISLPLLDDRPREECGIVGINGIENASELAFLALYALQHRGQEAAGICAANGARTRLYKEIGLVSDVFAADRIASLPGSTALGHVRYSTAGSGQRVNAQPIVVSYSEGDLAIVHNGNLTNANTIKSQLVDEGAIFQSSSDSEAIVHLIARSRHRSVVAQIRDALSFLEGAYALVLTVGDTMYAVRDPRGFRPLVLGELDGGHVVTSETCALDIMGATFVRDIEPGELLRFRDGRVESLPGLHPETPAPCIFELVYFARPDSNLWGISVDRARRAFGRQLAREHPVSGDCVIAVPDSANSAALGYSEQSGIPYELGLLRNHYVGRTFIRPSQADRDFGARIKYNPVRDVLAGQRVVVVDDSIVRGTTSRSLVKFIRGAGAAEVHFRVASPPVRYPCFYGIDMPSKGELLGSQMTVDEIAAELGVDSLGYLTLDGMVAAVEERGPFCAACFSGEYSAPLVDLEA